One part of the bacterium genome encodes these proteins:
- a CDS encoding histidine kinase N-terminal 7TM domain-containing protein has translation MDWPLIYNISLVLNVLSAGGIFLFLVFTAAIRDRGARVITVFSFGVLEWALFFFLAQVTSDPALALKFFTIAKIGLILTSSSFLDFSLTYAEPILKKSFSLIRWSVYVLGAVLISFFVSDAFFNTRIMFIGGGPIPYVSFWAQQTPGIIFNVYVAYFFSCFTAGIASWMWLRQKVEKIKRPPVDFVLWSGIVAALGGGTQYLFYYGIYVFPIGTYLIPLFVIGIFYSITKFHLFNLKVVTAELFIFGIWALLGAQVFLSGNSENLFPSVLVFVLSIVFGLFSLRSIVNEVRQKDQLADLNQNLEAKVAEQTKEVRAAYEVEKQARRELEELDKTKTDFILAAQHNLRTPLTIAKGHVEEVERAKKEGREVDLNAHLEKTSGVLETLSQLVNGLIDVTDLKVGKKGFSKTEEKQS, from the coding sequence ATGGATTGGCCGCTTATTTACAACATTTCTCTTGTCCTTAATGTCCTGAGCGCCGGTGGAATTTTCTTATTCCTTGTGTTTACGGCGGCTATTCGAGATCGTGGTGCACGAGTAATTACAGTGTTTTCATTCGGGGTTCTGGAATGGGCTCTTTTCTTTTTCCTTGCCCAAGTCACAAGCGACCCGGCTCTTGCCCTTAAATTTTTTACAATTGCAAAAATAGGTCTTATCCTTACGTCCTCTTCTTTTCTTGATTTTTCCCTTACCTATGCCGAACCGATTCTCAAAAAGTCTTTCAGTTTGATTAGATGGTCGGTCTATGTTCTTGGAGCAGTCCTCATCTCATTCTTTGTTTCAGATGCCTTTTTCAATACTCGGATTATGTTTATTGGCGGTGGCCCGATTCCATATGTCAGTTTCTGGGCACAACAGACGCCCGGCATCATTTTTAATGTTTATGTCGCGTATTTCTTTTCCTGTTTTACGGCCGGTATAGCCTCATGGATGTGGTTGCGGCAAAAAGTAGAAAAAATCAAACGTCCACCGGTTGATTTTGTTCTGTGGTCAGGCATTGTTGCCGCATTGGGTGGAGGAACGCAATATTTGTTTTATTACGGTATTTATGTTTTTCCTATCGGCACATATCTCATTCCACTATTTGTTATCGGTATCTTTTATAGCATCACCAAATTTCACCTCTTCAACCTTAAAGTTGTTACGGCGGAACTTTTCATATTCGGTATCTGGGCGCTCCTAGGCGCACAGGTATTTCTCTCTGGAAATTCAGAAAATCTGTTCCCGAGTGTTTTGGTTTTTGTTTTAAGTATTGTGTTCGGTCTTTTTTCTCTGCGCAGTATTGTTAACGAAGTAAGACAGAAAGACCAGCTTGCCGACCTAAACCAGAATCTTGAAGCTAAAGTCGCCGAGCAGACAAAAGAAGTTCGTGCCGCATATGAGGTTGAAAAACAAGCTCGAAGGGAGTTGGAAGAACTGGATAAAACAAAAACCGATTTTATTCTTGCCGCTCAACACAACTTACGTACCCCTCTGACGATTGCGAAAGGTCATGTCGAGGAGGTTGAGAGAGCAAAAAAAGAGGGAAGAGAAGTCGATTTGAATGCCCACCTTGAAAAAACAAGCGGTGTGCTTGAAACGCTGTCCCAATTAGTCAACGGTCTGATTGATGTTACCGATCTCAAAGTAGGGAAGAAAGGCTTTAGTAAAACCGAAGAGAAACAGTCTTAG